One Orcinus orca chromosome 7, mOrcOrc1.1, whole genome shotgun sequence genomic window carries:
- the EVX2 gene encoding homeobox even-skipped homolog protein 2: MMERIRKEMILMERGLHSPTAGKRFSNLSDSAGNAVLEALENSQHPARLSPRLPSAPLHSALGDLPAKGKFEIDTLFNLQHPGSESTVSSEIASAAEGRKKPGHYSEAAAEADMSSDVEVGCSALRSPGGLGAAPLKENNGKGFAESGSAAGTTTSASGSGLGSLHGGGGGGGGAGAALVGSGSGADQVRRYRTAFTREQIARLEKEFYRENYVSRPRRCELAAALNLPETTIKVWFQNRRMKDKRQRLAMSWPHPADPSFYTYMMTHAAATGSLPYPFHSHVPLHYYPHVGVTAAAAAAAASGAAAAASSPFATSIRPLDTFRALSHPYSRPELLCSFRHPGLYQTPAAAAGLNSAASAAAAAAAAAAAASSAAAAGAPPSGGSAPCSCLSCHSSQSAAAAAAAAAAALGSRGGGGGGGGGGSGGGGAGAAGGSDFGCSAAAPRPESGFLPYSAAVLSKTAVSPPDQRDEAPLTR; the protein is encoded by the exons ATGatggaaagaataagaaaagagatGATTCTGATGGAGAGAGGGCTGCACAGCCCCACAGCCGGCAAGAGGTTCTCCAATTTGTCCGACTCGGCTGGCAATGCTGTGCTCGAGGCCCTGGAAAATTCGCAGCACCCGGCTCGCCTCAGCCCGCGCCTGCCGTCTGCCCCCCTGCACAGCGCTCTAGGAGACCTCCCTGCCAAGGGCAAATTCGAAATAGATACTTTGTTCAACCTGCAGCACCCGGGCAGCGAAAGCACCGTCTCCTCCGAAATCGCGTCTGCAGCGGAGGGCCGAAAAAAGCCGGGTCATTATTCAGAGGCGGCAGCCGAGGCGGACATGAGCAGCGACGTGGAGGTGGGCTGCTCGGCGCTGCGCTCGCCCGGCGGCCTGGGCGCCGCACCGCTCAAGGAAAACAATGGCAAAG GGTTCGCGGAGAGTGGCTCAGCCGCGGGCACCACGACGTCTGCGTCGGGCTCTGGCCTCGGCAGCCTTCatggaggcggcggcggcggcggcggcgcgggcgcAGCGCTGGTCGGCTCCGGCTCTGGCGCGGATCAGGTGCGGCGCTACCGCACGGCGTTCACCCGCGAACAGATCGCGCGCCTGGAGAAGGAGTTCTACCGGGAGAACTATGTGTCGCGGCCCCGCCGGTGCGAGCTGGCCGCTGCGCTCAACCTTCCCGAAACCACCATCAAG GTGTGGTTCCAGAACCGGCGCATGAAGGACAAGCGGCAGCGCCTGGCCATGTCGTGGCCGCACCCGGCCGACCCCAGCTTCTACACCTACATGATGACGCACGCGGCCGCCACCGGAAGCCTGCCCTACCCCTTCCACTCGCACGTGCCGCTGCACTACTACCCGCACGTGGGTGTCACGGCTGCGGCCGCGGCCGCTGCGGCCTCCGGAGCAGCGGCCGCGGCCTCATCGCCCTTCGCCACTTCCATCCGCCCGCTGGACACTTTCCGCGCGCTCTCGCATCCCTACTCGCGGCCGGAGCTGCTGTGCAGCTTCCGCCACCCGGGCCTCTACCAGACGCCCGCGGCCGCCGCGGGGCTCAACAGCGCGGCCTCGGccgcagcggcagcagcagctgcGGCGGCCGCGGCCTCCTCGGCCGCGGCGGCCGGGGCGCCCCCCAGCGGCGGCTCCGCACCCTGCTCGTGCCTCAGTTGCCACAGCAGCCAGTCGGCCGCGGCGGCCgcagccgctgccgccgccgccctgGGCTCCCGGGGtggcggcggcggaggcggcgggggtggcagcggcggcggcggcgctgggGCCGCCGGGGGCTCGGACTTCGGCTGCAGCGCCGCAGCGCCACGCCCCGAGAGCGGCTTCCTGCCCTACTCAGCCGCTGTGCTTAGCAAGACCGCCGTGAGCCCGCCGGACCAGAGGGACGAGGCGCCGCTCACCAGATAA